One stretch of Mycolicibacterium fallax DNA includes these proteins:
- a CDS encoding LytR C-terminal domain-containing protein, whose translation MNERVPDSSGLPLRAMVMVLLFLGGIFLLVAIQNMASDGGSGDQAAATTTSSSATATSEAPSTSAEPAPKADVRVYNISEVAGAAARVSDLLTEQHWTVTETGNLAELVGPEGPPELPGVTVDTVYWGPTEGEQQAAEQIGELLHAPVAERTPEIAHQPPGVIVVVTG comes from the coding sequence ATGAACGAGCGCGTACCAGATTCCTCCGGGCTCCCGCTGCGGGCCATGGTGATGGTGTTGTTGTTCCTCGGCGGCATCTTCCTGCTGGTCGCCATCCAGAACATGGCCTCCGACGGTGGCTCCGGCGACCAGGCCGCCGCCACCACGACGTCGTCCTCTGCCACCGCGACCTCCGAGGCCCCCAGCACCTCGGCCGAGCCGGCCCCCAAGGCGGACGTCCGGGTCTACAACATCTCCGAGGTCGCGGGTGCCGCCGCCCGGGTCTCCGACCTGCTCACCGAGCAGCATTGGACGGTGACCGAGACCGGCAACCTGGCCGAACTGGTGGGCCCGGAAGGCCCGCCGGAACTGCCCGGGGTGACGGTGGACACCGTGTACTGGGGCCCCACCGAGGGCGAGCAGCAGGCCGCCGAGCAGATCGGTGAACTGCTGCACGCGCCGGTCGCCGAACGAACTCCCGAAATTGCACACCAGCCACCCGGCGTAATCGTCGTGGTCACCGGATAG
- the sodC gene encoding superoxide dismutase[Cu-Zn] — MVKPARPQLWGKTAVAVLFAAPVALLSACAPPGEVPSDSPGTTPSIWTGAPDPGTATGHGTATEHATPAENAPGANSLIVPMRNVEGAEVATATLEFNPGYVKITVESTGTGKLTPGFHGVHVHSVGKCEANSVAPAGGAPGAFLSAGGHFQAPGHSGHPSSGDLSSLQVREDGSALLVTTTDAFTEEDLLAGAKTALMIHQDSDNFANIPERYQADGVAGPDANTIATGDAGQRVACGVIGAE, encoded by the coding sequence ATGGTCAAGCCCGCTCGCCCACAGCTGTGGGGTAAAACAGCCGTCGCAGTCCTGTTCGCCGCACCGGTCGCGCTGCTGAGCGCGTGCGCCCCGCCCGGGGAGGTTCCCTCGGACAGCCCGGGAACCACCCCGTCGATCTGGACGGGCGCGCCCGACCCGGGCACCGCCACCGGCCACGGGACGGCCACCGAGCACGCCACCCCCGCCGAGAACGCCCCGGGTGCCAACTCGCTGATCGTCCCGATGCGCAATGTCGAGGGCGCCGAGGTCGCGACCGCCACCCTGGAGTTCAACCCCGGCTACGTCAAGATCACCGTGGAGAGCACCGGCACCGGCAAGCTGACCCCCGGCTTCCACGGCGTGCACGTGCATTCGGTCGGCAAGTGCGAGGCCAACTCGGTGGCCCCGGCCGGCGGCGCGCCCGGCGCGTTCCTGTCCGCCGGCGGGCACTTCCAGGCCCCCGGCCACAGCGGCCACCCGAGCAGCGGCGACCTGAGCTCGCTGCAGGTCCGCGAGGACGGCTCGGCGCTGCTGGTGACCACCACCGACGCCTTCACCGAGGAAGACCTGCTCGCCGGCGCGAAGACCGCGCTGATGATCCACCAGGATTCGGACAACTTCGCCAACATCCCGGAGCGCTACCAGGCCGACGGCGTCGCCGGGCCGGACGCGAACACCATCGCCACCGGCGACGCGGGGCAGCGGGTTGCCTGCGGTGTCATCGGCGCCGAGTAA
- a CDS encoding Na+/H+ antiporter subunit E, translating to MTRPGLRQRAVRLAMLAWLVAVWMLLWGDVSWANLLSGLVLALLITFALPLPPVPVQSRVRPLGVLRLVGYLAVNLVVSSLQTAWLAIRPGPPPLTAVLRAQLAIRSDLMLALAVNIINLTPGTIVLEIDQVRRIVYIHVLDVGSQRAVAKFYAQVQQVERLVNAAFPPIEDAQSGALS from the coding sequence ATGACCCGGCCGGGCCTGCGTCAGCGGGCGGTGCGGCTGGCCATGCTGGCCTGGCTGGTCGCGGTGTGGATGCTGCTGTGGGGCGACGTGTCCTGGGCGAACCTGCTCTCCGGCCTGGTGCTCGCGCTGCTGATCACCTTCGCGTTGCCGCTGCCACCGGTGCCGGTGCAGAGCCGGGTCCGCCCGCTGGGGGTGCTGCGGCTGGTCGGCTACCTGGCGGTGAACCTGGTGGTGTCCAGTCTGCAGACCGCGTGGCTGGCGATCCGGCCCGGACCGCCACCGCTGACCGCGGTGCTGCGCGCGCAGCTGGCGATCCGCTCGGACCTGATGCTGGCGCTGGCCGTCAACATCATCAACCTGACCCCGGGCACCATCGTGCTGGAGATCGACCAGGTCCGCCGGATCGTCTACATCCACGTGCTCGACGTGGGCTCGCAGCGGGCCGTCGCCAAGTTCTACGCGCAGGTCCAGCAGGTGGAGCGGCTGGTCAATGCGGCCTTCCCGCCGATCGAGGACGCGCAGTCGGGAGCCCTGTCATGA
- a CDS encoding Na+/H+ antiporter subunit D, with protein MSWPQLAQLLIPLPVLIPMVAAALTLFGSRRPRGQRLITLAALALVTAVCGVLLYLTDRHGTLVLQVGGWGSPAEAGYGPLGISLVVDRLSALMLVVSSIVLLAVVFYAIGQGVRDGDDRQPVSIFLPTYLVLSAGVCNAFLAGDLFNLFVGFEVLLTASFVLLTIGASRTRVRAGISYVMVSMVSSLIFLFGIALAYAATGTLNMAELALRLDHVESGTRTAIYAVLLVAFGIKAAVFPLSTWLPDSYPTAPAPVTAVFAGLLTKVGVYAIIRSHALLFPGGSLDTVLMVAGLLTMIVGILGAVAQSDIKRLLSFTLVSHIGYMVFGIALSTGLGMAGAIYYVAHHIIVQTTLFLVVGLIERQAGASTLRRLGGLAAASPLLALVFAVPALNLGGIPPFSGFIGKVALLEAGGREGSVLAWLLVAGAVLTSLLTLWVVTRIWTKAFWRARADAPEGALAMAAPSALLDEADDIEFADRDDVGRMPVSMLIPTMALIAVGLALTVFAGPIFGYAERAATQVIDRGEYISAVLGTGS; from the coding sequence ATGTCCTGGCCGCAGCTGGCGCAGCTGCTGATCCCGCTGCCGGTGCTGATCCCGATGGTGGCCGCGGCGCTGACGCTGTTCGGCAGTCGGCGCCCGCGCGGGCAGCGGCTGATCACCCTGGCCGCGCTGGCCCTGGTCACCGCGGTGTGCGGGGTGCTGCTGTACCTGACCGACCGGCACGGCACGCTGGTGCTGCAGGTCGGCGGCTGGGGGTCGCCCGCCGAGGCGGGCTACGGCCCGCTGGGCATCAGCCTGGTGGTGGACCGGCTGTCGGCGCTGATGCTGGTGGTGTCCTCGATCGTGCTGCTGGCGGTGGTGTTCTACGCCATCGGGCAGGGCGTGCGCGACGGCGACGACCGCCAGCCGGTGTCGATCTTCCTGCCCACCTACCTGGTGCTGTCGGCCGGTGTCTGCAACGCCTTCCTGGCCGGTGACCTGTTCAACCTGTTCGTCGGGTTCGAGGTGCTGCTGACCGCCAGCTTCGTGCTGCTGACCATCGGCGCCAGCCGCACCCGGGTGCGGGCGGGCATCTCCTACGTGATGGTGTCGATGGTGTCGTCGCTGATCTTCCTGTTCGGGATCGCGCTGGCCTATGCCGCCACCGGCACGCTGAACATGGCCGAGCTGGCGCTGCGACTGGACCACGTCGAATCCGGTACCCGCACCGCCATCTACGCGGTGCTGCTGGTGGCGTTCGGGATCAAGGCCGCGGTGTTCCCGCTGTCCACCTGGCTGCCCGACTCCTACCCCACCGCTCCGGCCCCGGTGACCGCGGTGTTCGCCGGCCTGCTCACCAAGGTCGGCGTGTACGCCATCATCCGCTCGCACGCCCTGCTGTTCCCCGGCGGCAGCCTGGACACGGTGCTGATGGTGGCCGGGTTGCTGACCATGATCGTCGGCATCCTCGGCGCGGTCGCCCAGAGCGACATCAAGCGGCTGTTGTCGTTCACGCTGGTCAGCCATATCGGCTACATGGTGTTCGGCATCGCGCTGTCCACCGGGCTGGGCATGGCCGGCGCCATCTACTACGTGGCGCACCACATCATCGTGCAGACCACGCTGTTCCTGGTGGTCGGGCTGATCGAACGGCAGGCCGGCGCCTCGACGCTGCGCCGGCTCGGCGGGCTGGCGGCGGCCAGCCCGCTGCTGGCGCTGGTCTTCGCGGTGCCCGCGCTCAACCTGGGCGGCATCCCGCCGTTCTCCGGGTTCATCGGGAAGGTGGCGCTGCTGGAGGCCGGCGGCCGGGAGGGGTCGGTGCTGGCCTGGCTGCTGGTCGCGGGAGCGGTGCTGACCAGCCTGCTGACCCTGTGGGTGGTCACCCGGATCTGGACCAAGGCGTTCTGGCGGGCCCGGGCCGACGCGCCGGAGGGCGCGCTGGCGATGGCGGCACCGTCGGCGCTGCTCGACGAGGCCGACGACATCGAGTTCGCCGACCGTGACGACGTCGGCCGGATGCCGGTGTCCATGCTGATCCCGACCATGGCGCTGATCGCCGTCGGGCTGGCGCTGACGGTGTTCGCCGGGCCGATCTTCGGCTACGCCGAGCGGGCGGCGACCCAGGTGATCGACCGCGGCGAGTACATCTCGGCGGTGCTGGGGACCGGCTCATGA
- a CDS encoding monovalent cation/H+ antiporter complex subunit F translates to MSAVFVVAGTLLMLAAAITMYRLLAGPSTLDRLVALDTLVAVTMCGVGAWAAFSLDTSVTYSLAALALISFVGSVSIARFRVPDTDTPNDPERRS, encoded by the coding sequence ATGAGCGCGGTCTTCGTCGTCGCCGGGACGCTGCTGATGCTGGCCGCCGCGATCACCATGTATCGGCTGCTGGCCGGGCCCAGCACGCTGGACCGCCTGGTCGCGCTGGACACCCTGGTCGCGGTCACCATGTGCGGGGTGGGCGCCTGGGCGGCGTTCAGCCTGGACACCTCGGTGACCTACAGCCTGGCGGCGCTGGCGCTGATCAGTTTCGTCGGCTCGGTCAGCATCGCCCGGTTCCGGGTGCCCGACACCGACACCCCCAACGACCCGGAGCGCCGATCCTGA
- the mnhG gene encoding monovalent cation/H(+) antiporter subunit G, whose protein sequence is MSISDIVAATLILAGSALALTAAMGVVRFPDTLSRMHAATKPQVLGLLLVLAGAAIRLRGNVDVGMLILTGMFTLITAPVVAQRVGQLAYREQNLTERLAVDEFED, encoded by the coding sequence ATGAGCATCTCCGACATCGTCGCCGCAACGCTGATCCTGGCCGGGTCGGCGCTGGCGCTGACCGCCGCGATGGGCGTGGTCCGGTTCCCCGACACCCTCTCACGCATGCACGCCGCCACCAAGCCGCAGGTGCTCGGGCTGCTGCTGGTGCTGGCCGGGGCGGCGATCCGGCTGCGCGGCAACGTCGACGTCGGCATGCTGATCCTGACCGGGATGTTCACCCTGATCACCGCGCCGGTGGTGGCCCAGCGGGTGGGCCAGCTGGCCTACCGGGAGCAGAACCTCACCGAGCGGCTCGCCGTCGACGAGTTTGAGGACTGA
- a CDS encoding glutamate--cysteine ligase → MSSAPSNSERIRFAGSARPTVGVEWEFALVDADTRDLSNEASSVIAEVGENPRVHKEMLRNTIEVVTGICENSVAAMADLRGTLGSVRDVVHARGMELFCAGTHPFAEWHAQQLTEGQRYAELINRTQWWGRQMLIWGVHVHVGVSSAHKVMPIISSLLNQYPHLLALSASSPWWEGGDTGYASNRAMMFQQLPTAGLPFQFQTWNEFEGFVYDQKKTGIIDHINEIRWDIRPSPHLGTIEVRVFDGVSNLRELAALVALTHCLIVDLDRRLDAGEELPTMPPWHVQENKWRAARYGLDAVIILDSDSNERLVTEDLDELLNRLEPVARSLDCADDLRAVADIPREGASYQRQRRVAEEHEGDLRAVVDSLIGELDV, encoded by the coding sequence GTGTCATCGGCGCCGAGTAACAGCGAGCGGATCCGATTCGCCGGGTCAGCCCGGCCGACGGTCGGCGTCGAGTGGGAGTTCGCTCTCGTCGACGCCGACACCCGCGACCTGTCCAACGAGGCGTCCTCGGTGATCGCCGAGGTCGGCGAGAACCCGCGGGTGCACAAGGAGATGCTGCGCAACACCATCGAGGTGGTGACCGGCATCTGCGAGAACTCCGTCGCCGCGATGGCGGACCTGCGCGGCACCCTCGGCTCGGTGCGCGACGTGGTGCACGCCCGCGGCATGGAGCTGTTCTGCGCGGGCACCCACCCGTTCGCCGAATGGCATGCCCAGCAGCTGACCGAGGGGCAGCGCTACGCCGAGCTGATCAACCGCACCCAGTGGTGGGGCCGCCAGATGCTGATCTGGGGCGTGCACGTGCACGTCGGGGTGTCTTCGGCGCACAAGGTGATGCCGATCATCTCCTCGCTGCTCAACCAGTACCCGCACCTGCTGGCGCTGTCGGCGTCCTCGCCCTGGTGGGAGGGCGGCGACACCGGCTACGCCAGCAACCGGGCGATGATGTTCCAGCAGCTGCCGACGGCGGGCCTGCCGTTCCAGTTCCAGACCTGGAACGAGTTCGAGGGCTTCGTCTACGACCAGAAGAAGACCGGCATCATCGACCACATCAACGAGATCCGGTGGGACATCAGGCCGTCGCCGCACCTGGGCACCATCGAGGTGCGGGTCTTCGACGGGGTGTCCAACCTGCGCGAGCTCGCCGCGCTGGTGGCGCTGACGCACTGCCTGATCGTTGATCTGGACCGGCGGCTGGACGCCGGCGAGGAACTGCCCACCATGCCGCCGTGGCACGTGCAGGAGAACAAGTGGCGCGCGGCCCGCTACGGCCTGGACGCCGTCATCATCCTGGACTCCGACAGCAATGAGCGGCTCGTCACCGAGGACCTCGACGAGCTGCTGAACCGGCTGGAGCCGGTCGCCCGCTCGCTGGACTGCGCCGACGACCTGCGCGCGGTGGCCGACATCCCGCGCGAGGGCGCGTCGTACCAGCGGCAGCGCCGGGTCGCCGAGGAGCACGAGGGTGACCTGCGCGCGGTGGTCGATTCGCTGATCGGCGAGCTGGACGTCTGA
- a CDS encoding Na(+)/H(+) antiporter subunit C, whose translation MTVYLFPLLLIGALTSCGVYLLLERNLTRILLGLFLISNALNLLLLVAGGPSGNPPIRGYSSADQTGTADPLAQAMILTSIVITMGVAAFVLALTYRSYRLTTADDVADDDEDTRVSREAEEGPPAEIDEDEPVTHPDTDEPDELDALPGPAEDR comes from the coding sequence ATGACCGTCTACCTGTTCCCCCTGCTGCTGATCGGCGCGCTGACCTCCTGCGGGGTGTACCTGCTGCTGGAGCGCAACCTGACCCGCATCCTGCTGGGCCTGTTCCTGATCAGCAACGCGCTGAACCTGCTGCTCCTGGTCGCGGGCGGACCGTCCGGCAACCCGCCGATCCGCGGCTACAGCAGTGCCGATCAGACCGGCACCGCCGACCCGCTGGCCCAGGCGATGATCCTGACCTCCATCGTCATCACCATGGGCGTGGCCGCGTTCGTGCTGGCGCTGACCTATCGGTCCTACCGATTGACCACCGCCGACGACGTCGCCGACGACGACGAGGACACCCGGGTCTCCCGGGAGGCCGAGGAGGGCCCGCCGGCGGAAATCGATGAGGACGAGCCGGTCACCCACCCCGACACCGACGAGCCCGACGAACTGGACGCCCTACCCGGCCCCGCGGAGGACCGATGA
- a CDS encoding Na+/H+ antiporter subunit A — protein MLAVLFAHAIAAVLAPLLVNRWGRRAFYPLALVPLASLGWVAGNWPSNGHAATLHIQWVPELSMDIDLRFDSLAAMMSVLVLGIGALVLCYCAEYFHHHDEHTEKRLPSFAAELVAFSGTMFGLVVSDNMLVLYVFWELTSVLSFLLVGHYAERATSRRAATQALLVTTFGGLAMLVGIIIVGQAAGSFLLSDVVTHPPAGTAVSVALALILIGALSKSAIVPMHFWLPGAMAAPTPVSAYLHAAAMVKAGVYLIARLAPGFADAAPWRPMIVGLGVLTVLLAGWRAVREYDLKLILAFGTVSQLGLIAVLVGVGDGDTMLAGLAMLCAHAMFKATLFMVVGVIDHATGTRDIRKLAWLGSRAPVLLAIAAAATASMAAVPPFLGFVAKEAAFQTLLSTAALGGWGPWVLGALVVGATFTTIYSLRFLWGAFGRKGLREPSMRVRELHRPPPSFLAAPAVLAAAGLLLGLFPGALERLIGGYPGSLAGRTGYHLGLWHGLGLPVLLSALVLTVGAVAFVARARLHDFRLGTPPLGNADRIYDATLRGLEFAALRLTAATQRGSLPFTQSVILATLVVLPSTVLFLGSRNAPELALWDTPIQSWIGMLMLAAAVGAIVMRNRLAAVLLVGLTGYGCGTIFAFHGAPDLALTQYLVETLTLVFFVLVLRALPAETDVRSRRHVLPRAVLALAVGAAVSVAAAFAIAARSGRSVAELLPDAAYLRGHGANTVNVILVDVRAWDTLGEISVLLVAATGVASLVFRHHRFGTAPRVADANPMPDVTPVPYSPAVGDITWLRGSDYRDPRYRSLVLEIATRFIFPLIMVASVYFFFAGHNTPGGGFAGGLTAGLALVLRYLAGGRYELGETLPLDAGKILGVGLGLSAGTAVASLLAGAPALSSALIEFDVPVLGHVKMVTALFFDLGVYLIVVGLVLDVLRSLGARLDTEIGESGTTPNAAVSG, from the coding sequence GTGCTCGCCGTCCTGTTCGCGCATGCGATCGCCGCTGTGCTGGCGCCGCTGCTGGTGAACCGGTGGGGACGACGGGCCTTCTACCCGCTGGCGCTGGTGCCGCTGGCGTCGCTGGGCTGGGTGGCCGGCAACTGGCCGTCGAACGGTCACGCCGCGACCCTGCACATCCAGTGGGTGCCGGAGCTGTCGATGGACATCGACCTGCGCTTCGACTCGCTGGCCGCGATGATGAGCGTGCTGGTGCTCGGCATCGGCGCGCTGGTGCTGTGCTACTGCGCCGAGTACTTCCACCACCACGACGAGCACACCGAGAAGCGGCTGCCGAGCTTCGCCGCCGAACTCGTGGCGTTCTCCGGCACCATGTTCGGCCTGGTGGTCAGCGACAACATGCTGGTGCTGTACGTGTTCTGGGAACTGACCTCGGTGCTGTCGTTCCTGCTGGTCGGGCACTACGCCGAACGCGCAACCAGCCGCCGCGCCGCCACCCAGGCGCTGCTGGTCACCACCTTCGGCGGGCTGGCCATGCTGGTCGGCATCATCATCGTCGGCCAGGCCGCGGGCAGCTTCCTGCTCTCCGACGTCGTCACCCACCCACCGGCCGGGACCGCCGTCAGCGTCGCGCTGGCGCTCATCCTGATCGGTGCGCTGAGCAAGTCGGCCATCGTCCCGATGCACTTCTGGCTGCCCGGCGCGATGGCCGCCCCCACCCCGGTCAGCGCCTACCTGCACGCGGCGGCCATGGTGAAGGCCGGGGTCTACCTGATCGCCCGGCTGGCGCCCGGCTTCGCCGACGCCGCACCCTGGCGGCCGATGATCGTCGGGCTCGGCGTGCTGACGGTGCTGCTGGCCGGCTGGCGCGCGGTCCGCGAATACGACCTCAAACTGATCCTGGCGTTCGGCACGGTCAGCCAGCTCGGCCTGATCGCGGTGCTGGTCGGCGTCGGCGACGGCGACACCATGCTGGCCGGGCTGGCCATGCTGTGCGCGCACGCGATGTTCAAGGCGACGCTGTTCATGGTGGTCGGGGTGATCGACCATGCCACCGGCACCCGGGACATCCGCAAGCTGGCCTGGCTCGGATCCCGGGCACCGGTGCTGCTCGCCATCGCCGCCGCGGCCACCGCCAGCATGGCCGCCGTCCCACCGTTCCTCGGGTTCGTCGCCAAGGAGGCCGCGTTCCAGACGCTGCTGTCCACCGCGGCGCTCGGCGGCTGGGGTCCCTGGGTGCTCGGCGCGCTGGTCGTCGGCGCGACGTTCACCACCATCTACAGCCTGCGGTTCCTGTGGGGCGCGTTCGGCCGCAAGGGTCTGCGGGAACCGTCCATGCGAGTGCGCGAACTGCACCGGCCGCCGCCGTCGTTCCTGGCCGCCCCGGCGGTGCTGGCCGCCGCCGGGCTGCTGCTCGGGCTGTTCCCCGGCGCGCTGGAGCGGCTGATCGGCGGCTACCCGGGCAGCTTGGCCGGCCGCACCGGCTACCACCTGGGCCTGTGGCACGGCCTCGGGCTGCCGGTGCTGCTGTCGGCGCTGGTGCTGACCGTCGGCGCCGTCGCGTTCGTCGCCCGGGCCCGGTTGCACGATTTCCGGCTGGGCACCCCGCCGCTGGGCAACGCCGACCGGATCTACGACGCCACCCTGCGCGGCCTGGAGTTCGCCGCGCTGCGACTGACCGCGGCGACCCAGCGCGGTTCGCTGCCGTTCACCCAGTCGGTGATCCTGGCGACCCTGGTGGTGCTGCCCTCCACGGTGCTGTTCCTCGGCTCCCGCAACGCCCCGGAGCTGGCGCTGTGGGACACCCCGATCCAGTCCTGGATCGGGATGCTGATGCTGGCGGCGGCGGTCGGGGCGATCGTGATGCGCAACCGACTGGCCGCGGTGCTGCTGGTCGGGCTGACCGGCTACGGCTGCGGCACCATTTTCGCCTTCCACGGCGCCCCCGACCTGGCGCTGACCCAGTACCTGGTGGAGACCCTGACGCTGGTCTTCTTCGTGCTGGTGCTGCGCGCGCTGCCCGCCGAAACCGATGTCCGCAGCCGGCGGCACGTGCTGCCGCGGGCGGTGCTGGCGCTGGCCGTCGGGGCGGCGGTCAGCGTGGCGGCCGCCTTCGCGATCGCCGCGCGCAGCGGACGCAGCGTTGCCGAACTGCTGCCCGACGCGGCCTACCTGCGCGGCCACGGCGCCAACACCGTCAACGTGATCCTGGTCGACGTCCGGGCCTGGGACACCCTCGGCGAGATCTCGGTGCTGCTGGTGGCCGCCACCGGGGTGGCCTCGCTGGTGTTCCGGCATCACCGGTTCGGCACCGCGCCCCGGGTGGCCGACGCCAACCCGATGCCCGACGTCACGCCGGTGCCCTACAGCCCCGCCGTCGGCGACATCACCTGGCTGCGCGGCAGCGACTACCGCGACCCGCGCTATCGCTCGCTGGTCCTGGAGATCGCCACCCGGTTCATCTTCCCGCTGATCATGGTGGCCTCGGTGTACTTCTTCTTCGCCGGGCACAACACCCCCGGCGGCGGATTCGCCGGGGGTCTGACCGCCGGGCTGGCCCTGGTGCTGCGCTACCTGGCCGGTGGCCGCTACGAGCTCGGCGAAACCCTGCCGCTGGACGCCGGCAAGATCCTCGGGGTGGGCCTTGGCCTGTCCGCGGGCACCGCGGTCGCCTCGCTGCTGGCCGGCGCGCCCGCACTGTCCTCGGCGCTGATCGAGTTCGACGTCCCGGTGTTGGGGCACGTGAAGATGGTCACCGCGCTGTTCTTCGACCTCGGGGTGTACCTGATCGTCGTCGGCCTGGTGCTCGACGTGCTGCGCAGCCTCGGCGCCCGGCTGGACACCGAGATCGGCGAATCCGGCACCACCCCCAACGCGGCGGTCAGCGGATGA
- a CDS encoding cation diffusion facilitator family transporter has product MQTSAHDLSRWGLLSIAAAIATITLKTGAWALTGSVGLLSDAAESVVNLIAAVVTFMALRVAARPPDRRHNFGHSKVEYLSAVLEGLLIAAAATVILISAVERLRNPQPLQNLGVGLLISVVAAGVNGVVGTLLLRVGRTHRSLALEADGKHLLTDVWTTAGVVVGVGLVALTGWLPLDALVAIGVAINILVVGFLLVRRSLSGLMDVAMPDAELAAVQQVLDGFRGGEVSFHDLRSRVSGRQRFLQLHMLVPGDWPVQRGHDLGEAVEQQLRLAVDGLVPIIHLEPAEDPRSYESWRLR; this is encoded by the coding sequence ATGCAGACCTCGGCGCACGACCTGAGCCGGTGGGGGCTGCTGAGTATCGCCGCCGCGATCGCGACGATCACCCTCAAGACGGGCGCTTGGGCGCTGACCGGATCGGTCGGCCTGCTCTCCGACGCCGCGGAATCCGTCGTCAACCTGATCGCCGCCGTCGTCACCTTCATGGCGTTGCGGGTCGCGGCCCGGCCGCCGGACCGGCGGCACAACTTCGGCCACTCCAAGGTCGAATACCTCTCCGCGGTGCTGGAGGGGCTGCTGATCGCGGCGGCCGCCACGGTCATCCTGATCAGCGCCGTGGAGCGGCTGCGCAACCCGCAGCCGTTGCAGAACCTCGGCGTCGGCCTGCTCATCTCGGTGGTTGCGGCCGGGGTTAACGGGGTGGTCGGCACGCTGCTGCTGCGGGTCGGCCGGACGCATCGGTCGCTGGCGCTGGAGGCCGACGGCAAACACCTGCTGACCGACGTGTGGACCACCGCGGGCGTGGTGGTCGGGGTGGGGCTGGTCGCGCTGACCGGCTGGCTGCCGCTGGACGCGCTGGTCGCCATCGGCGTCGCGATCAACATCCTGGTGGTGGGATTCCTGCTGGTCCGGCGGTCGCTGTCCGGGCTGATGGATGTGGCGATGCCCGATGCGGAGCTGGCGGCGGTGCAGCAGGTGCTCGACGGTTTCCGCGGCGGCGAGGTGAGCTTCCACGATCTGCGCAGCCGAGTCTCCGGGCGGCAACGCTTTCTGCAGCTGCACATGCTGGTCCCCGGCGACTGGCCGGTGCAGCGCGGCCACGACCTGGGCGAGGCCGTCGAGCAGCAGCTTCGGTTGGCCGTCGACGGCCTGGTCCCGATCATTCACCTGGAGCCGGCCGAGGATCCCCGCTCCTATGAGTCCTGGCGGCTGCGCTGA
- a CDS encoding DUF3263 domain-containing protein, producing the protein MQNGPLDADAEPADGLSRREHDILAFERQWWKYAGAKEEAIKELFSMSATRYYQVLNALVDRPEALAADPMLVKRLRRVRATRQKAKAARRLGFELS; encoded by the coding sequence GTGCAGAACGGCCCGCTGGACGCCGACGCCGAACCCGCCGACGGGCTGAGCCGCCGCGAACACGACATCCTGGCCTTTGAGCGGCAGTGGTGGAAGTACGCCGGCGCCAAGGAAGAGGCCATCAAGGAGCTGTTCTCCATGTCCGCCACCCGCTACTACCAGGTGCTCAATGCGCTGGTCGACCGCCCGGAGGCGCTGGCCGCCGACCCGATGCTGGTCAAGCGGCTGCGCCGGGTCCGGGCGACCCGGCAGAAGGCAAAGGCCGCGCGTCGGCTTGGTTTCGAACTGAGCTGA
- a CDS encoding LON peptidase substrate-binding domain-containing protein — translation MFPLQSALLPGELLPLRIFEPRYSALVADCLAAADPVFGVVLISRGREVGGGDSRCEVGALARIVEHTAVGGGRYQLRAVMAERIRVRRWLPDDPYPRAEIDPWPDEPGEVVPSDMLALQDEIWALLGDLAAARGLTLPARDEVFAGLPEQDGPRLFALAAGVPIGPADKYAVLAAPGPVPRMAALRDAVATAAALLAFESQR, via the coding sequence ATGTTCCCGCTGCAGTCGGCGCTGCTGCCCGGCGAGCTGCTGCCGCTGCGGATCTTCGAGCCACGCTATTCGGCGCTGGTCGCCGACTGCCTGGCCGCCGCGGACCCGGTGTTCGGGGTGGTGCTGATCTCCCGCGGGCGGGAGGTCGGCGGCGGGGACAGCCGCTGCGAGGTGGGGGCGCTGGCCCGGATTGTCGAGCACACCGCCGTCGGCGGCGGCCGCTATCAGCTGCGGGCCGTGATGGCCGAGCGGATCCGGGTGCGCCGCTGGCTGCCCGACGATCCCTATCCGCGCGCCGAGATCGACCCCTGGCCGGACGAGCCCGGCGAGGTGGTGCCGTCGGACATGCTGGCGTTGCAGGACGAGATCTGGGCGCTGCTCGGCGATCTCGCCGCCGCCCGCGGGCTGACCTTGCCGGCCCGCGACGAGGTGTTCGCCGGCCTGCCCGAGCAGGACGGTCCGCGGCTGTTCGCGCTGGCCGCCGGGGTGCCGATCGGGCCGGCCGACAAGTACGCGGTGCTCGCCGCGCCCGGCCCGGTGCCGCGGATGGCGGCGCTGCGTGATGCGGTGGCGACCGCGGCGGCGCTGCTGGCCTTCGAGAGCCAACGGTGA